From one Peptoniphilaceae bacterium AMB_02 genomic stretch:
- the rho gene encoding transcription termination factor Rho yields MNEEVLADKKLDDLRVIAKALGVPGITRYRKNELIEAIIEQTAENSKQNDEVAPEIVVDESEESETAIDTGESTSQGDKNRLPVSGVLDLHSDGYGFLRSDNFDSGDDDIYVSPMQVRRFRLKTGDYVEGFTREKKESEKFGPLIYVKTVNGDSPEFARNRAQFEDLTPIYPIEKIILEGGSAQLSTRLIDLISPIGKGQRGLIVSPPKVGKTTLIKQIANSVVKQYPEMYVIVLLIDERPEEVTDMERSVIGEKVEIVASTFDELPINHVRVSEIVLERAKRLVEHGKDVMILLDSITRLTRAYNITSPASGRTLSGGLDPMALHKPKRFFGAARKIENNGSLTILATALIDTGSRMDDVIYEEFKGTGNMEIHLDRELSNVRIFPAIDIYKSGTRREELLQSADELEAMRKIRRALSNSTNYDIAETIINTLAKTKSNQNFVSIVNDNRISF; encoded by the coding sequence ATTAACGAAGAAGTATTAGCGGATAAAAAACTGGATGATTTAAGAGTAATTGCAAAAGCTCTCGGGGTACCCGGTATAACCAGATATAGAAAAAATGAATTAATCGAAGCCATTATCGAACAAACTGCTGAAAACAGCAAACAAAATGATGAAGTTGCACCTGAGATAGTTGTAGATGAATCGGAAGAATCTGAAACTGCAATAGACACGGGTGAATCTACGTCGCAAGGAGATAAAAACAGACTCCCTGTCTCGGGAGTGCTGGATCTTCATTCAGACGGTTACGGATTCTTAAGATCGGACAATTTCGATTCCGGCGATGATGATATCTACGTTTCTCCAATGCAAGTCAGAAGATTTAGACTCAAAACAGGAGATTATGTAGAAGGATTTACCAGAGAAAAGAAGGAATCGGAGAAGTTTGGACCATTAATATATGTAAAAACCGTTAATGGTGACTCTCCTGAATTTGCAAGAAATAGAGCTCAATTTGAAGATCTAACACCTATTTATCCCATAGAAAAGATAATTCTAGAAGGTGGATCTGCTCAACTCTCTACGAGATTGATAGATTTAATCTCACCAATCGGTAAAGGACAGAGAGGTTTAATCGTTTCTCCACCTAAAGTAGGAAAGACGACTCTAATCAAGCAGATTGCAAACTCAGTTGTAAAACAATATCCTGAAATGTATGTCATAGTATTACTTATAGACGAAAGACCCGAAGAAGTAACTGATATGGAGAGGTCTGTAATTGGTGAAAAAGTCGAGATAGTAGCCTCTACTTTTGATGAACTACCGATAAATCATGTAAGAGTTTCTGAAATAGTGCTTGAAAGAGCCAAAAGACTCGTTGAACATGGCAAGGATGTAATGATACTTCTAGACAGTATTACAAGACTTACAAGGGCTTACAATATTACATCACCTGCATCCGGCAGAACTCTGTCAGGCGGACTTGATCCGATGGCGCTACACAAACCGAAGAGATTCTTTGGAGCTGCGAGAAAGATTGAAAACAACGGTTCTCTTACAATCTTAGCAACTGCCCTCATAGATACCGGTTCCAGAATGGATGATGTTATCTACGAAGAATTTAAAGGAACGGGCAATATGGAGATTCATCTGGATAGAGAATTATCCAATGTTAGAATCTTCCCGGCAATTGATATCTACAAATCGGGCACGAGAAGAGAAGAACTGCTTCAATCGGCAGATGAATTAGAAGCGATGAGAAAGATTAGAAGAGCGCTCTCGAATTCTACCAATTACGACATAGCAGAAACAATAATAAATACACTTGCTAAAACAAAATCAAACCAGAATTTTGTAAGCATAGTAAACGATAATAGAATAAGTTTTTAA